In a single window of the Elusimicrobiota bacterium genome:
- a CDS encoding response regulator yields the protein MKKILVVDDDLNICEMLRFILESQGYVVSTINDGKEALNSVKEDKPELVLLDIVLPSMNGIEVLRNIKEIDENIKVIMITAYSNYGEKIVEAFRLGACDCIFKPFNIEYLKESILEVIAPIKP from the coding sequence ATGAAAAAAATATTAGTTGTTGATGATGATCTTAATATTTGTGAGATGCTAAGATTTATTCTTGAGTCACAGGGTTACGTGGTTTCTACAATTAATGATGGTAAAGAAGCACTAAATAGTGTTAAGGAAGACAAACCGGAATTGGTACTTTTAGATATAGTATTACCAAGTATGAATGGAATTGAAGTATTGCGTAATATCAAAGAAATTGATGAGAATATAAAAGTGATTATGATTACTGCTTACTCAAATTATGGCGAAAAAATAGTAGAGGCTTTCAGGCTAGGAGCATGTGATTGCATTTTTAAACCATTCAACATTGAATATCTTAAAGAGAGTATTTTAGAAGTGATTGCCCCTATTAAGCCTTAA